ATGACATTGTTATGATATTTTGATCTTAAGCCAGCAGTTTTAAAGTACAGGTCTACCTCAGCACATTTTAAGTGTACTTCAAAAAATGATatgattttttccccctcttttccttcctttaaGAGCTATATTCTCTGTGCTGGACCTAATGAAGGTGGACATGGCAAACTTTGCCCTGACCAGCATCAGGCCTCATCTGATGCAGCAGTCTGTTGAGTATGAGAGGAACAAGTTCCAAGAATTCCTTGACAAACAGCCAAGTAAGgagtttcttttttattcaaTATTACGTTGAAACAATACCTGCTGTGCAAAGCACTGGTATGTGATTTGTTCATTCAGTAATGACCATGTCTCTTTAGATGCCTTAGACTACACTGAGAAATGGCTTGAGGAAACAGTGAAATGCCTGAAAGAAGCAGAAGCAGGTGTCTGCAGTGGCGCCTCGTCTGACTCTTCCTCACTCCTTCCCCTTAATGTCCATAATCACGCCTATCTTCGCCTGCTGAGGTGGGACCATCCCTCTGATCCATTCCCAGAGGTAATTCCATCCTGAGGATGCGTGTCATTACGTGTCTTTGTGAGTTGATTtttaacctctctctctctctcctccctccagacGGTGTTGATGGATCAGGTTCGGTTCCAGGAGATGCAGCAGGAGGCTGAGCGGTTAGTTCTTCTGTCCTCGGTGCTCCTCATCGTCTACACTACAACAGGGGAGGCTATCTCAGGCCTGCCAGGACTGATGGAGAAACTAAAAAACACTGTCAACGTCATGCttgcagacatgcacacactgtaagTGTAAACATTTGTGAGTGTATGGCAGCACTTCTTGGTCCACAGTGTCTGCTGTTGTCAGTCTGTTTATCCTGACCTCAGGCAgtgtttagcttagcttagcattttgTTTAAGAATTAttgtatgatgatgatgatgatgatgatgatgatgacttttGAGTTATAATCGTAGCTAGGCTAGTTTTGCTAAGCCAATTATCTGCCTTTTCATTTGGTACTCAGTCTCTGCATAAAAGCAACTTTATTTATtaagatgttttaaaaaaaagtattagTTACTACTACAGGTAGAGAAATTTACAGCTAATATGTTCATGTTGCCTTTCCTAAGGTCCTTTAGTGTCGAAGAGGCCTTAGCCACCATTGGGGAGAAACTGTGTGTCGAGCTGAGTCAGTGTCTAAGCCAGCATGGCTATTCTCCATTCTCAGCTGACCGAAAGAGCACCCTGATGGGGCAAATCTCCGTCACCGCCCAACCAGACAACACAGTCCGCAAGCTGATGGGTAAGGAGTGTTACCTTATAGAAGCATCTAAAACAGTACATGTGATCGATTGTTTGTCAGTGACAGAACATacctttctctcctttctctcagaCTCACGGGTTCAGAGCTACCTCCTTGCTTTCTTGGAGTCCAGTCAACATAAGGTTCCAGACCATCCTCTCCCAGGAGGTCTGGCTCCAGTCAGCAGGGAGCTGAAAGAGCTTGCTGTTCGCTTCAGTCGCCTCGTCAACTTCAATAAGCTGGTTTTCTCTCCGTTTTACCAGAACATCCTGCAGAAAATGCTGACATCAGGGGACAGTCATAGCACAGAAACATAAACGCTACAGCATGGAGTAAAAGTCTCCCCTGGCAAAAGTCTCCCACAGGCAACTAGGGGTGTAACGGTACGTGTATTCATCCAATTTGGTATGACATCACCCCTGGTCGCTACACATAGAGTATTATTTGGCTTGTGTACATTACTTAGTCTTGTAGGTCATTTAAACACACAAGCCCCTAATAGCGGAATCTTCACTGCACAGAACAAAGGAG
This window of the Parambassis ranga chromosome 6, fParRan2.1, whole genome shotgun sequence genome carries:
- the tcp11l1 gene encoding T-complex protein 11-like protein 1, producing the protein MPKESDHFKNGGDKESKDERMQDTSEETVRKRVRANTPSPHRGNTPQASPPRFVSVEELMETAKGVTNMALAHEIMVNQAFQVKPTELPEGSLERRVKEIMHKAFWDCLEAQLKEDPPSYGQAIKLLAEIKETLLSFLLPGHGRLRSRIDEVLDLPLIQQQAEKGALDIGNLSQFIVGMMGSLCAPCRDKDINKLKEITEIVPLLKAIFSVLDLMKVDMANFALTSIRPHLMQQSVEYERNKFQEFLDKQPNALDYTEKWLEETVKCLKEAEAGVCSGASSDSSSLLPLNVHNHAYLRLLRWDHPSDPFPETVLMDQVRFQEMQQEAERLVLLSSVLLIVYTTTGEAISGLPGLMEKLKNTVNVMLADMHTLSFSVEEALATIGEKLCVELSQCLSQHGYSPFSADRKSTLMGQISVTAQPDNTVRKLMDSRVQSYLLAFLESSQHKVPDHPLPGGLAPVSRELKELAVRFSRLVNFNKLVFSPFYQNILQKMLTSGDSHSTET